One Setaria viridis chromosome 3, Setaria_viridis_v4.0, whole genome shotgun sequence DNA window includes the following coding sequences:
- the LOC117847124 gene encoding disease resistance protein RGA2 isoform X2: MAELVGSMVVRPLLSLVMEKASSYLLDQYKVMEGMEEQHKKLKVMLPAILERITDAEKQATSKEAIRPWLQELKVAAYEAIQVFDEFNYEALHRQAKKEGCYIKLGMGNRIKFRYRMGNKLCKIVRNIEALVKQMRDFRFDKQPQAQVQINYLRENDSTMVDPEIVSRSRDEEKQKIVRMLVKEQANNKDPMVVPIVGMGRLGKTTLAQLIYNDPEVKKHFHQLLKWVCVSDDFDVCNLANKICNASESNLENALQKLQRELAGKRYLLVLDDVWNKDDNKWHKLNACLKHGDVGSAILTTTRDKKIAQLMGTVKGHDIARLDNKFIKEIIEAKAFISQERKPADLAGLVDDVVERCAGSPLAAKALGSVLCGKTTEEWKAVLSKSIAHNKDDQILPILKLSYDDLPSHMKQCFAFCAVFPKNHKIDVEILIQLWMANDFIPEQKDVRHETIGKQIFSELVSRSFFEDVKQVKGDTRYDSVYWYFSTSTCKIHDLMHDVALSVMGKEVATITEKPKQSDEFLQNTCRHILLSCRKPQAVLNDSLNIRSPAMQTLLCGEDIEISLQHLAKYSSLRALRLRQNKSTILLKPNQLHLLRYLDISFSDIVALPEDISILYNLQTLNVAYCQKLGRLPKGIKYMTALRHLYTHGCWELKRMPPESYSI; this comes from the exons ATGGCCGAGCTTGTGGGCAGCATGGTGGTCAGGCCACTGCTGTCCCTGGTGATGGAGAAGGCGTCCAGCTACCTCCTGGACCAGTACAAGGTGATGGAGGGCATGGAGGAGCAGCACAAGAAGCTCAAGGTCATGCTGCCGGCCATCCTGGAAAGGATCACTGACGCAGAGAAGCAGGCAACCTCCAAAGAAGCAATCAGACCCTGGCTTCAGGAGCTTAAGGTGGCGGCGTACGAGGCCATCCAAGTCTTTGATGAATTCAACTATGAGGCCCTCCATCGTCAAGCCAAGAAAGAGGGGTGCTACATCAAGCTCGGGATGGGCAACCGCATCAAGTTCCGTTACAGGATGGGCAACAAGCTTTGCAAGATTGTGCGCAATATTGAGGCCCTTGTCAAGCAGATGCGCGACTTTCGGTTCGACAAACAGCCACAAGCGCAGGTTCAGATAAATTATCTGCGTGAGAATGACTCCACCATGGTTGATCCAGAGATTGTCAGCAGATCCAGAGATGAAGAGAAGCAAAAGATTGTTAGAATGTTGGTCAAAGAACAAGCTAACAATAAGGATCCGATGGTCGTTCCCATTGTTGGAATGGGTCGGTTGGGTAAGACCACCCTAGCTCAGCTCATCTATAATGACCCTGAAGTGAAGAAGCATTTCCACCAACTGCTGAAGTGGGTCTGCGTGTCGGATGATTTCGATGTTTGTAACCTTGCCAACAAGATCTGCAACGCTTCTGAGAGCAACCTGGAGAATGCCTTGCAGAAGCTTCAGAGAGAACTCGCTGGCAAGAG GTACCTTCTTGTATTGGATGACGTCTGGAATAAGGATGATAACAAGTGGCACAAGCTAAATGCCTGTCTTAAACATGGTGATGTTGGTAGCGCCATACTAACGACAACCCGTGATAAAAAAATAGCTCAACTCATGGGTACAGTTAAAGGACATGACATTGCACGTTTGGACAATAAATTCATCAAGGAAATTATTGAGGCTAAAGCATTCATTTCGCAAGAGAGAAAACCAGCTGATTTAGCTGGCTTGGTTGATGACGTTGTTGAGAGATGTGCAGGGTCTCCATTGGCAGCCAAGGCACTAGGATCTGTACTATGTGGCAAGACAACGGAAGAATGGAAGGCTGTGCTTAGCAAAAGCATCGCCCATAACAAGGATGATCAAATCCTGCCTATTCTCAAGCTCAGTTACGATGACCTGCCATCACACATGAAGCAGTGCTTTGCTTTCTGTGCTGTGTTTCCCAAGAACCATAAGATTGATGTGGAAATTCTGATCCAACTATGGATGGCAAATGACTTTATTCCCGAACAAAAAGATGTTCGTCATGAAACAATTGGTAAACAGATTTTCAGTGAGCTGGTCTCAAGGTCATTCTTTGAAGATGTGAAGCAAGTCAAAGGGGACACAAGATATGATTCCGTGTATTGGTATTTCTCTACAAGTACATGTAAAATCCATGATCTTATGCACGATGTGGCACTATCTGTCATGGGCAAAGAAGTTGCTACCATAACTGAGAAGCCAAAGCAGAGTGATGAGTTTCTTCAGAACACTTGTCGTCATATATTGTTATCATGTCGCAAGCCACAGGCTGTTTTGAATGATTCTCTGAATATAAGGTCTCCAGCTATGCAAACACTACTATGTGGTGAGGACATAGAAATTTCCCTGCAGCATCTCGCAAAATACAGCTCTCTGCGTGCATTGAGACTTCGGCAGAATAAGAGCACAATTCTACTGAAACCAAACCAGCTACATCTCTTGAGGTATCTTGATATCTCGTTTAGTGATATAGTGGCACTTCCGGAAGATATCAGCATTTTGTACAATCTGCAAACGCTGAATGTTGCGTACTGTCAGAAACTTGGCCGTCTTCCAAAGGGAATAAAGTACATGACTGCCCTCCGTCACCTCTACACTCACGGATGTTGGGAGTTGAAGCGCATGCCACCAGAG AGCTACAGCATTTAA
- the LOC117847124 gene encoding disease resistance protein RGA2 isoform X1, producing MAELVGSMVVRPLLSLVMEKASSYLLDQYKVMEGMEEQHKKLKVMLPAILERITDAEKQATSKEAIRPWLQELKVAAYEAIQVFDEFNYEALHRQAKKEGCYIKLGMGNRIKFRYRMGNKLCKIVRNIEALVKQMRDFRFDKQPQAQVQINYLRENDSTMVDPEIVSRSRDEEKQKIVRMLVKEQANNKDPMVVPIVGMGRLGKTTLAQLIYNDPEVKKHFHQLLKWVCVSDDFDVCNLANKICNASESNLENALQKLQRELAGKRYLLVLDDVWNKDDNKWHKLNACLKHGDVGSAILTTTRDKKIAQLMGTVKGHDIARLDNKFIKEIIEAKAFISQERKPADLAGLVDDVVERCAGSPLAAKALGSVLCGKTTEEWKAVLSKSIAHNKDDQILPILKLSYDDLPSHMKQCFAFCAVFPKNHKIDVEILIQLWMANDFIPEQKDVRHETIGKQIFSELVSRSFFEDVKQVKGDTRYDSVYWYFSTSTCKIHDLMHDVALSVMGKEVATITEKPKQSDEFLQNTCRHILLSCRKPQAVLNDSLNIRSPAMQTLLCGEDIEISLQHLAKYSSLRALRLRQNKSTILLKPNQLHLLRYLDISFSDIVALPEDISILYNLQTLNVAYCQKLGRLPKGIKYMTALRHLYTHGCWELKRMPPEVGHLTSLQTLTNFVVGTGPDCSSIAELQHLNNLGGPLLLSQLENVTNAADAKQANLGNKKELRELSLTWTRSEEEKQDCHKVLEGIEAPPGLEALRIEHYQGTSFPTWMGTLTKMVELHLSDCNKSNKLPPLGSVPALQVLRLERLKKLESLCSGGTFFHFPNLKELRLDELPEFDRWCEVNWVQGEQIMFPQLEKLFITNCGKVPALPGPALLGGSCCGDYKEQDEWKLWSAFPVLKVLELKWLAKFQRWGGAAEATQGLQIIFPQLEGLSIETCPELAALPSFDHSDVTAWSAFPNLKGLRLRYLDSFKSLGMTEEQRFPDLETLCVEKCPKLTTLPGVIEAPKLRVLQINGSQLTAIIVPTIINSLSKLMLSVEDTETTLPTVHSAFELVDANNKYPLTHLDLRGCNFLFPSSPLALWTCFVQLQYLKIERINHALVYWPEKEFQSLVSLRHLTIRKCSGLIGYAKAAPGQPISERSQVLPRLEDLDMWDCESLVEVFNVPASLKTMELRVCPKLKSIFGEQQDELTFNQGPSAAPKLSSSAQDHLLLPCLESLDIQRCESLSEVLNLPPSLRRIDIWECGKLQLLSGQLDGLRRLEICACPELRSLESCLGEFSTLERLILNECKSLASLPDGPQAYSSLRHLLITSCPGIQSLPSSLKKRLDNLTHKYLDARYEDNDQEG from the exons ATGGCCGAGCTTGTGGGCAGCATGGTGGTCAGGCCACTGCTGTCCCTGGTGATGGAGAAGGCGTCCAGCTACCTCCTGGACCAGTACAAGGTGATGGAGGGCATGGAGGAGCAGCACAAGAAGCTCAAGGTCATGCTGCCGGCCATCCTGGAAAGGATCACTGACGCAGAGAAGCAGGCAACCTCCAAAGAAGCAATCAGACCCTGGCTTCAGGAGCTTAAGGTGGCGGCGTACGAGGCCATCCAAGTCTTTGATGAATTCAACTATGAGGCCCTCCATCGTCAAGCCAAGAAAGAGGGGTGCTACATCAAGCTCGGGATGGGCAACCGCATCAAGTTCCGTTACAGGATGGGCAACAAGCTTTGCAAGATTGTGCGCAATATTGAGGCCCTTGTCAAGCAGATGCGCGACTTTCGGTTCGACAAACAGCCACAAGCGCAGGTTCAGATAAATTATCTGCGTGAGAATGACTCCACCATGGTTGATCCAGAGATTGTCAGCAGATCCAGAGATGAAGAGAAGCAAAAGATTGTTAGAATGTTGGTCAAAGAACAAGCTAACAATAAGGATCCGATGGTCGTTCCCATTGTTGGAATGGGTCGGTTGGGTAAGACCACCCTAGCTCAGCTCATCTATAATGACCCTGAAGTGAAGAAGCATTTCCACCAACTGCTGAAGTGGGTCTGCGTGTCGGATGATTTCGATGTTTGTAACCTTGCCAACAAGATCTGCAACGCTTCTGAGAGCAACCTGGAGAATGCCTTGCAGAAGCTTCAGAGAGAACTCGCTGGCAAGAG GTACCTTCTTGTATTGGATGACGTCTGGAATAAGGATGATAACAAGTGGCACAAGCTAAATGCCTGTCTTAAACATGGTGATGTTGGTAGCGCCATACTAACGACAACCCGTGATAAAAAAATAGCTCAACTCATGGGTACAGTTAAAGGACATGACATTGCACGTTTGGACAATAAATTCATCAAGGAAATTATTGAGGCTAAAGCATTCATTTCGCAAGAGAGAAAACCAGCTGATTTAGCTGGCTTGGTTGATGACGTTGTTGAGAGATGTGCAGGGTCTCCATTGGCAGCCAAGGCACTAGGATCTGTACTATGTGGCAAGACAACGGAAGAATGGAAGGCTGTGCTTAGCAAAAGCATCGCCCATAACAAGGATGATCAAATCCTGCCTATTCTCAAGCTCAGTTACGATGACCTGCCATCACACATGAAGCAGTGCTTTGCTTTCTGTGCTGTGTTTCCCAAGAACCATAAGATTGATGTGGAAATTCTGATCCAACTATGGATGGCAAATGACTTTATTCCCGAACAAAAAGATGTTCGTCATGAAACAATTGGTAAACAGATTTTCAGTGAGCTGGTCTCAAGGTCATTCTTTGAAGATGTGAAGCAAGTCAAAGGGGACACAAGATATGATTCCGTGTATTGGTATTTCTCTACAAGTACATGTAAAATCCATGATCTTATGCACGATGTGGCACTATCTGTCATGGGCAAAGAAGTTGCTACCATAACTGAGAAGCCAAAGCAGAGTGATGAGTTTCTTCAGAACACTTGTCGTCATATATTGTTATCATGTCGCAAGCCACAGGCTGTTTTGAATGATTCTCTGAATATAAGGTCTCCAGCTATGCAAACACTACTATGTGGTGAGGACATAGAAATTTCCCTGCAGCATCTCGCAAAATACAGCTCTCTGCGTGCATTGAGACTTCGGCAGAATAAGAGCACAATTCTACTGAAACCAAACCAGCTACATCTCTTGAGGTATCTTGATATCTCGTTTAGTGATATAGTGGCACTTCCGGAAGATATCAGCATTTTGTACAATCTGCAAACGCTGAATGTTGCGTACTGTCAGAAACTTGGCCGTCTTCCAAAGGGAATAAAGTACATGACTGCCCTCCGTCACCTCTACACTCACGGATGTTGGGAGTTGAAGCGCATGCCACCAGAGGTTGGACATCTCACTTCCCTGCAAACACTTACAAATTTTGTAGTGGGTACAGGCCCTGATTGCAGTAGTATTGCAGAGCTACAGCATTTAAACAACCTTGGTGGTCCACTACTGCTTAGTCAACTCGAAAATGTGACAAATGCAGCAGATGCAAAACAGGCCAATCTTGGAAATAAAAAGGAGCTCAGGGAATTGTCATTAACGTGGACACGTAGTGAGGAGGAGAAACAAGATTGTCATAAGGTGCTGGAGGGTATCGAAGCTCCTCCTGGACTAGAGGCTCTGAGGATAGAGCATTACCAAGGAACCAGTTTCCCAACGTGGATGGGTACGCTGACAAAAATGGTGGAGCTTCATCTTTCTGACTGTAACAAGTCCAATAagcttcctccacttgggagtGTACCAGCTCTACAAGTTCTTCGTCTGGAAAGATTGAAAAAACTGGAAAGCTTGTGCAGTGGTGGTACATTCTTTCACTTTCCTAATCTGAAGGAGCTTAGGCTGGACGAACTGCCGGAATTTGATAGATGGTGTGAAGTAAACTGGGTCCAAGGAGAACAGATAATGTTTCCTCAACTTGAGAAGTTGTTTATTACAAATTGTGGAAAGGTTCCAGCATTACCAGGGCCAGCACTTCTCGGAGGATCGTGCTGTGGAGATTACAAGGAGCAAGACGAGTGGAAGCTTTGGTCGGCATTTCCAGTCCTGAAGGTACTCGAATTAAAATGGTTAGCAAAGTTTCAGAGGTGGGGGGGCGCTGCTGAAGCAACTCAAGGGCTGCAGATAATATTTCCTCAGCTTGAAGGGTTATCAATCGAAACGTGCCCCGAACTGGCAGCATTACCATCATTTGACCATAGTGATGTTACAGCATGGTCAGCATTTCCAAACTTAAAGGGGCTCCGGTTACGTTACTTAGATAGTTTTAAGAGCTTGGGGATGACGGAAGAGCAGAGATTCCCTGACCTTGAGACTCTGTGTGTTGAGAAATGTCCCAAGTTGACAACTCTACCGGGGGTGATAGAAGCACCAAAGCTCCGTGTATTACAAATAAATGGCAGCCAACTGACAGCAATAATAGTGCCTACAATTATTAACTCATTGTCCAAACTGATGTTATCAGTCGAAGACACAGAAACTACTTTACCAACTGTGCATAGCGCCTTTGAGCTGGTGGACGCCAATAATAAATACCCTCTGACACATCTGGACCTAAGGGGCTGCAACTTTCTGTTCCCCTCAAGTCCACTGGCACTATGGACATGTTTTGTCCAGCTCCAATATTTGAAAATTGAGAGGATCAACCATGCGCTTGTCTACTGGCCAGAAAAAGAGTTCCAGAGCTTGGTATCCTTGAGGCACCTTACCATTCGGAAGTGCAGTGGTCTGATTGGGTACGCGAAAGCTGCTCCTGGCCAACCAATATCAGAAAGGAGCCAAGTTTTGCCCCGTCTCGAGGATCTAGACATGTGGGATTGTGAAAGTCTGGTAGAGGTCTTCAACGTCCCCGCATCTCTCAAGACGATGGAGTTGCGCGTCTGCCCTAAGCTTAAGTCCATATTCGGAGAGCAACAGGACGAGCTAACATTCAATCAAGGGCCCAGCGCTGCACCGAAGCTGTCATCATCAGCCCAGGATCACTTACTACTTCCATGCCTTGAATCTCTAGATATACAGCGGTGCGAAAGCTTGTCAGAGGTTCTCAACCTTCCCCCATCCCTCAGGAGAATAGATATTTGGGAGTGTGGCAAGCTCCAACTCCTATCAGGCCAGCTGGATGGACTCCGAAGACTAGAAATTTGTGCATGCCCAGAGTTGAGATCATTGGAATCTTGCTTGGGAGAGTTTTCAACCCTGGAACGCCTCATTCTTAATGAATGCAAAAGCCTGGCATCCTTGCCCGATGGGCCACAAGCATACTCATCTCTCCGTCATCTTCTAATTACATCATGTCCAGGTATACAGTCGCTTCCTTCATCCCTGAAGAAGAGACTGGACAACCTCACTCATAAATATTTGGATGCTCGTTACGAAG ATAATGATCAGGAAGGATAA
- the LOC117850093 gene encoding uncharacterized protein, which yields MAAELARSSSTLVALLIAAALWASFALLPAAAMAADTATQPASSSSSALPTAAATGTPAPTVDSPAAVPTSTVVTATPAAAALLPSSSSPPATPAASSATATTAADTASKKFPLPHPGGGEPYNPAAEVASALPVPTPDELPSASSLGFDGHGLGFGGPGDVCCGGGGYGWFGGPGGYGPGTYGYTGPLYWGAAPAGGWGSVAAANVVVPLVVACVSAALAY from the exons ATGGCTGCCGAGCTCGCAAGGTCGTCGTCGACCCTCGTCGCCCTCCTCATAGCGGCGGCGCTATGGGCGTCCTTCGCGCttctgccggcggcggccatggcagcCGACACCGCCACGcagccggcgtcgtcgtcgtcgtcggcgctgCCGACCGCAGCAGCTACAG GTacgccggcgccgacggtggACTCACCCGCAGCAGTCCCGACGTCCACTGTCGTCACTGCCAcacccgccgcggcggcgctgctaccatcctcctcctcaccgcctGCGACACCCGCGGCGTcttccgccaccgccaccaccgccgcggaCACGGCGTCGAAGAAGTTCCCGCTGCCTCACCCCGGTGGCGGCGAGCCGTACAATcccgcggcggaggtggcgtcGGCGCTGCCGGTGCCGACGCCCGACGAGCTGCCCAGCGCGTCCAGCCTCGGGTTCGACGGCCACGGCCTCGGGTTCGGCGGGCCCGGCGACgtgtgctgcggcggcggcgggtacggCTGGTTCGGCGGGCCCGGCGGGTACGGCCCCGGAACGTACGGGTACACCGGCCCGCTCTACtggggggcggcgccggcgggagggTGGGGGAGCGTGGCCGCGGCCAACGTCGTGGTGCCGCTCGTCGTGGCTTGCGTCTCTGCAGCCCTCGCTTATTAG